Proteins from a genomic interval of Echeneis naucrates chromosome 21, fEcheNa1.1, whole genome shotgun sequence:
- the LOC115062336 gene encoding dedicator of cytokinesis protein 9 isoform X4 has translation MSTPAHPETRKFTRGLGKPGTAAELRQSVSEVVRTSVLVVKPKVIEPLDYENVLVQRKTQILSDVLRDMLQFPMEDFEISILRRQGRTLYPTVPENAEREAQSLFVQECIKTYKSDWHVVNYKYEDYSGDFRQLPHKVSRPDKLAIHVFEVDEDADKDEDAASLGSQKGGITKHGWLYKGNMNSAISVTMRSFKRRYFHLTQLGDGSYNLNFYKDEKISKEPKGTIFLDSCMGVVQNNKVRRFAFELKMQDKSTYLLAADSEGEMEDWINTLNKILHSSFEIAMQEKRNGDIHDDDDLGKSDSSSGSMDSFQSTRDIESRMRNETRLKLFTLDPDTQKLDFSGIEPDVKQFEEKFGKRVLVNCNDLSFNLQSCVAENEEGPTTNVEPFYVTLSLFDIQNGRKISSDFHVDLNHPSVRGMVPNSSQYMNGGGDTHSEGQRLAHGVSEAAMQYPRQGVFSVTCPHPDIFLVARIEKVLQGGINHCAEPYMKSSDSTKVAQKVLKNAKLACSRLGQYRMPFAWAARPLFKDASGTLDKSARFSALYRQDSNKLSNDDMLKLLADFRKPEKMAKLPVILGNLDVTIDSVAPDLTNCVTSSYIPVKQFDVSEKTKIFFEVEEFVPCIAKCSQPFTIYNNHLYVYPKHLKYDSQKSFAKARNIAVCIEFRDSDDEEAVPLTCIYGRPGGPLFTKNAFAAVLHHQHNPEFYDEFKIELPTQLHEKHHLLFTFYHVSCDSNSKASTKKRDLVEMQVGYAWLPLLKDGRVIMSESQVPVAANLPTGYLGCQEGAGKHSGPEVKWVDGGKPLFKVSAHLVSTVYTQDQHLHNFFHHCQSITSAAQASGGELVKYLKSLHAMESHVMIKFLPTTLNQLFRVLTSATQEDVAVNVTRVMIHIVAQCHEEGLEHYLRSYVKFVFKTEPYTSSTTRTVHEELAKAMTAILKPSTDFLTCNKLLKYSWYFFEALVKSMAQYLIESCKVKLSRNQRFSASFHHTVETLVNMMMPHITQKYKDNLDAARNANHSLAVFIKRCFNLMDRGFVFKQINNYINCFMPGDPKTLFEFKFEFLRVVCNHEHYVPLNLPMPFGKGRILRFQDLQLDYSLTDDFCKNHFLVGLLLREVNAALQEFREIRQISIQVLKNLMMKHTFDDRYMSKSQQARLATLYLPLFGLLQENVNRLNVKEVSPFPISQSNNVREPPKDSLFTNALMTPPRSSTFLDTSLHKDLFGVISGTASPHTSSTPNINSVRHADSRGSLISTDSGNSLSEKNNDKGNSLDKNQPASTLGSTLLRCDKLDQAEIKSLLMCFLHVLKSMSEDALFTYWNKASSVDLMDFLTLVEVCLHQFRYMGKRYIARAGMMHARLQQLSSLDNSYTFNHTYSHSDADVLNQSLLEANIATEVCLTVLDTLSIFIMGFKTQLCSDHGHSPLMKKVFEVHLCFLRINQSETALKQVFTSLRTFIYKFPCTFFEGRADMCAAFCYEILKCCNSKLSSIRSDAAHLLYFLMKSNFDYTGRKSFVRTHLQVVIAVSQLIADVIGIGSTRFQQSLSIINNCANSDKTIKNTAFPSDVKDLTKRIRTVLMATAQMKEHERDPEMLVDLQYSLAKSYASTPELRKTWLDSMARIHVKNGDLSEAAMCYVHVAALVAEYLRRKGMFKQGCSAFRVVTPNIDEEAAMMEDVGMQDVHFNEDVLMELLEECADGLWKAERYELISDIYKLIIPIYEKRRDFEKLAHLYDTLHRAYSKVTEVMHTGKRLLGTYFRVAFFGQAAQYQFTDSEAEGFFEDEDGKEYIYKEPKFTPLSEISQRLLKLYSDKFGQENVKMIQDSGRINPKDLDSKYAYIQVTHVTPYLEEKELVDRKTEFEKSHNIRRFVFEMPFTISGKKQGGVEEQCKRRTILTTTHCFPYVKKRIAVMYQHHTDLSPIEVAIDEMSKKVAEIKQLCSSSEVDMIRLQLKLQGSISVQVNAGPLAYARAFLDDAGAKKYPDNKVKQLKEVFRHFVEACGHGLGINERLIKEDQQEYHDEMKANYRDLARELSIIMREQISPVEDGMKSVLPDSLHIFNAISGTPTSATIQGIPSSSSVV, from the exons ataTCAATTTTGAGGCGGCAAGGGAGAACACTGTACCCCACCGTGCCTGAaaatgcagagagagaggcccAGAGCCTGTTTGTACAGGAG TGTATTAAGACCTACAAGTCTGACTGGCATGTCGTCAACTACAAATATGAAGACTATTCCGGAGACTTTCGACAGCTTCCTCA CAAAGTTTCCAGGCCTGATAAACTGGCAATCCATGTTTTTGAAGTGGATGAGGATGCCGACAAAGATGAG gaCGCGGCCTCCCTAGGATCCCAAAAAGGCGGCATTACCAAACATGGCTGGCTGTATAAAGGCAACATGAACAGTGCCATCAGCGTCACCATGAGG tcattcaaGAGGAGGTATTTTCACCTGACCCAGCTCGGGGACGGCTCCTACAATCTGAACTTTTACAAGGATGAGAAGATCTCCAAAGAGCCCAAAGGAACCATTTTCCTGGACTCCTGCATGGGGGTGGTTCAG AACAATAAGGTGCGGAGGTTTGCCTTTGAGCTTAAGATGCAGGATAAGAGCACCTACCTGCTGGCTGCTGACAGCGAAGGCGAGATGGAGGACTGGATCAACACACTCAACAAGATCTTGCACAGCAGCTTTGAGATTGCCATGCAGGAAAAGAGGAATGGAGACATTCATGAtg atGATGACCTTGGAAAGTCGGACAGCTCCTCTGGCAGTATGGACAGCTTTCAG aGCACCAGAGATATAGAGTCTAGGATGAGGAACGAGACCAGATTGAAGCTGTTCACCCTGGACCCTGACACACAG AAACTGGATTTCTCAGGAATAGAACCGGACGTGAAGCAGTTTGAGGAAAAGTTTGGCAAACGTGTTCTGGTGAACTGCAACGACCTCTCATTCAATCTGCAAAGCTGTGTGGCCGAGAACGAAGAGGGACCAACAACAAAC GTGGAGCCCTTCTATGTCACTCTGTCACTGTTCGATATCCAGAATGGGAGAAAGATCTCCTCAGACTTCCATGTGGACTTGAACCACCCATCTGTGAGGGGCATGGTGCCCAACAGCAGTCAGTATATGAATGGGGGAGGAGACACTCACTCTGAAGGGCAACGGTTGGCTCACGGAGTGTCAGAGGCAGCCATGCAGTATCCCAGACAG GGAGTGTTCTCAGTAACGTGCCCTCACCCTGATATCTTCCTGGTGGCTCGCATAGAAAAGGTGCTTCAAGGCGGGATCAACCACTGTGCCGAGCCGTACATGAAGAGTTCAGACTCCACAAAG GTGGCACAGAAGGTCCTGAAAAATGCCAAGCTGGCTTGTAGCCGGTTAGGCCAGTACAGAATGCCGTTTGCCTGGGCAGCAAG GCCTTTGTTCAAAGATGCTTCAGGGACGCTCGACAAAAGTGCTCGCTTCTCCGCTTTGTACAGACAGGACAGCAACAAGCTGTCCAATGATGATATGCTCAAACTGCTGGCTGATTTCAGGAA GCCAGAGAAAATGGCCAAGCTGCCGGTTATACTAGGAAACCTTGATGTTACCATTGACAGTGTAGCCCCTGACTTGACAA ATTGTGTTACCTCATCCTACATTCCTGTGAAGCAGTTTGATGTCAGCGAGAAGACCAAGATATTTTTCGAAGTGGAGGAGTTTGTGCCGTGCATAGCCAAATGTTCTCAGCCTTTCACCATCTACAACAATCACCTCTACGTCTACCCGAAGCACTTGAAGTATGACAGCCAGAAATCATTTGCAAAG GCTCGAAACATAGCCGTCTGCATCGAGTTCAGGGACTCAGATGATGAAGAGGCTGTCCCGCTGACG TGCATCTACGGCCGACCTGGAGGACCCTTGTTCACCAAAAATGCCTTTGCTGCAGTTTTACATCACCAGCACAACCCCGAGTTTTACGACGAG TTCAAGATTGAGCTGCCAACCCAGCTCCATGAGAAACACCATCTGCTCTTCACCTTCTACCATGTCAGCTGTGACAGCAACAGCAAGGCCAGCACCAAAAAGAGAGACCTGGTCGAAATGCAAG tGGGTTACGCCTGGCTCCCTTTGCTGAAGGACGGCCGGGTGATCATGAGTGAGAGTCAGGTCCCTGTGGCTGCCAACCTTCCCACCGGATACCTTGGCTGTCAGGAGGGTGCTGGCAAG caTTCCGGTCCTGAAGTCAAATGGGTGGATGGAGGAAAGCCTTTATTCAAGGTCTCAGCTCACCTTGTGTCCACTGTCTACACTCag GATCAGCATTTGCACAATTTCTTTCATCACTGTCAGAGCATAACATCCGCAGCCCAGGCATCAGGAGGAGAGCTGGTCAAGTACCTCAAG AGTCTGCATGCCATGGAGAGCCATGTGATGATCAAGTTCCTGCCCACCACCCTCAATCAGCTGTTTAGGGTGCTAACCAGTGCCACCCAAGAAGACGTGGCAGTCAATGTCACCAG AGTCATGATCCATATTGTTGCTCAGTGCCACGAGGAGGGGTTGGAACACTACCTGAGATCATATGTAAAg TTTGTATTCAAAACTGAGCCATACACGTCTTCCACCACTCGAACTGTGCACGAAGAGCTTGCTAAAGCCATGACGGCTATCCTGAAGCCTTCTACCGATTTCCTCACATGTAACAAGCTACTCAAG TACTCCTGGTATTTCTTTGAAGCCTTGGTCAAATCCATGGCTCAGTACTTGATTGAGAGCTGTAAAGTGAAG CTGTCCAGGAATCAGCGCTTCTCAGCATCTTTCCATCACACAGTGGAGACACTGGTGAACATGATGATGCCACACATCACGCAGAAGTACAAAGACAACCTGGATGCTGCCAGGAACGCCAACCACAGTCTGGCAGTCTTCATCAAG CGCTGTTTCAACCTGATGGACAGAGGATTTGTGttcaaacaaatcaacaactaCATCAACTGTTTCATGCCTGGAGACCCGAAG ACACTGTTTGAGTTCAAGTTTGAGTTCCTGCGGGTTGTGTGCAACCACGAGCACTACGTCCCACTAAACCTGCCCATGCCATTTGGGAAGGGAAGGATACTCAGATTTCAAG ACCTCCAGCTGGATTACTCGCTGACAGATGACTTCTGTAAGAACCACTTCCTGGTTGGGCTGCTGCTCAGGGAAGTCAACGCAGCTCTGCAGGAGTTCAGGGAGATTCGTCAGATATCCATCCAGGTGTTGAAGAACCTGATgatgaaacacacatttgatgACCGCTACATGTCAAAG AGTCAGCAGGCCAGGTTGGCCACCCTCTACTTGCCCTTGTTTGGTCTGCTCCAGGAGAATGTCAACAGGCTGAATGTAAAGGAGGTGTCCCCGTTCCCCATCAGCCAATCCAACAATGTAAGGGAGCCACCTA AAGATTCACTTTTTACCAACGCTTTGATGACACCTCCTCGGTCTAGCACCTTTCTGGACACCAGCCTACACAAAGACCTTTTTGGAGTCATCTCAGGCACTG CTTCACCTCACACGTCATCTACACCCAACATAAACTCTGTGCGCCACGCGGACTCTCGTGGCTCACTCATCAGCACTGATTCTGGGAACAGCCTGTCTGAGAAGAACAACGACAAGGGCAACTCTCTGGACAAG AACCAGCCGGCCTCCACCCTGGGCAGCACCCTGCTGCGCTGTGATAAACTGGACCAGGCGGAGATCAAGAGCCTCCTCATGTGTTTCTTACATGTGCTTAAAAGCATGTCTGAGG ATGCTCTGTTCACTTACTGGAACAAGGCTTCATCTGTGGATCTAATGGACTTCTTAACTCTAGTGGA AGTCTGCCTCCATCAGTTTAGATACATGGGAAAGAGATACATCGCAAG GGCAGGAATGATGCATGCCCGCTTACAGCAGCTCAGCAGCCTGGATAACTCATACACTTTTAACCACA CTTATAGTCACTCGGACGCTGACGTGTTAAATCAGTCCCTGCTAGAGGCCAACATCGCCACTGaagtgtgtctgactgtgctGGACACCCTAAGTATCTTCATCATGGGTTTCAAG ACGCAGCTGTGCTCTGACCATGGCCATAGTCCACTCATGAAGAAAGTGTTCGAAGTCCATCTCTGTTTTCTGCGGATCAACCAGTCAGAGACGGCCCTCAAGCAGGTCTTCACTTCACTTCGCACCTTTATTTACAAG TTTCCCTGCACATTCTTTGAAGGGCGTGCAGATATGTGTGCTGCATTTTGCTATGAGATCTTGAAGTGCTGTAACTCTAAGCTGAGCTCCATTCGGAGTGATGCAGCCCATCTGCTCTACTTCCTCATGAAGAGCAACTTTGACTACACGGGTCGCAAATCCTTTGTCCGGACACACTTACAG GTCGTGATTGCTGTCAGTCAGCTAATTGCTGATGTCATTGGTATCGGAAGTACCCGCTTCCAGCAGTCTCTGTCCATTATAAACAACTGTGCCAACAGTGACAAAACTATTAAG AACACAGCTTTCCCATCAGATGTGAAGGACCTTACCAAACGCATCAGGACGGTTTTGATGGCCACGGCTCAGATGAAGGAGCATGAGCGAGATCCAGAGATGCTGGTGGACCTGCAGTACAGCCTGGCCAAGTCTTATGCCAGCACACCCGAGCTACGCAAGACCTGGCTGGACAGCATGGCCCGAATCCACGTGAAGAACGGAGACCTGTCAGAG GCGGCGATGTGCTATGTACACGTGGCAGCACTTGTGGCTGAATACCTGCGGAGAAAAG GCATGTTCAAGCAGGGCTGCTCAGCTTTCCGTGTCGTGACTCCGAACATTGATGAGGAAGCGGCAATGATGGAGGATGTCGGCATGCAAGATGTCCACTTCAATGAA GACGTCCTAATGGAGCTTTTGGAGGAGTGTGCAGACGGACTGTGGAAAGCTGAGCGTTATGAGCTCATCTCTGACATCTACAAGCTCATAATCCCCATTTATGAGAAGCGTAGAGACTTTGAG AAACTGGCTCACCTCTATGACACACTGCATCGTGCGTACAGCAAAGTAACAGAGGTCATGCACACTGGCAAGAGATTGCTGGGCACCTACTTCAGAGTGGCTTTCTTTGGCCAG GCAGCG CAGTACCAGTTTACTGACTCAGAGGCTGAG GGCTTCTTTGAGGATGAAGATGGTAAGGAGTATATTTACAAAGAGCCCAAATTTACCCCTCTGTCCGAGATATCTCAGAGGCTTCTGAAGTTGTACTCTGACAAGTTTGGACAGGAGAACGTGAAGATGATTCAGGACTCTGGAAGG ATTAATCCCAAAGACCTGGACTCTAAGTATGCATACATCCAAGTGACACACGTGACCCCTTacctggaggagaaggagctggTGGACAGGAAGACAGAATTTGAAAAGAGCCACAACATTCGTCGCTTTGTGTTTGAGATGCCTTTTACCATATCAGGCAAAAAGCAGGGCGGTGTGGAGGAGCAGTGCAAACGCAGGACTATACTAACCA CCACACATTGTTTCCCGTATGTAAAGAAACGCATTGCAGTCATGTATCAGCACCACACCGATCTGAGCCCCATCGAGGTGGCTATTGATGAGATGAGCAAGAAGGTGGCCGAGATCAAACAGCTCTGCTCCTCCAGTGAAGTTGACATGATCCGCCTGCAGCTCAAACTGCAGGGCAGCATCAGTGTCCAG GTGAATGCCGGACCTCTCGCCTACGCCCGAGCCTTTCTGGATGATGCAGGCGCAAAGAAGTACCCTgataacaaagtcaaacagttgAAAGAGGTTTTCAG GCATTTTGTGGAGGCATGTGGCCACGGCTTAGGCATCAATGAGCGACTAATCAAAGAGGACCAACAGGAGTATCATGATGAGATGAAAGCCAACTATAGAGACCTTGCCAGAGAGCTGTCTATCATCATGCGCGAGCAA